The Bacillus sp. B-jedd sequence ACAAAGCCTTTGAGAAGGAAAGCAGCCCGATTCAATAGAGAGAATCGGGCTGCTGTTTGATTTTAGAACTAATTAGAAATACCTTGGGAAAAGGATGTTGTTCTCGAGGTGCACATGCATGAACGTTTGCTCCTCAAGCATTTCAAGCCGCTTATAGACGAGACGGTAAGTTCCGCATGCATCAGCCGGCGGAGTAAAGTCGGAAGTGATTTCACGAAGCTCCTTTAGGATGGCGCCCGCATGGTCATGTTCCTTTTCAAGCTCTTTAATATAATTGAGCGCTTGCTCACGATCTTCCACCATCTCGGCGTCAAGCTGCCTGATTAATGGGAATACTGTTTCTTCCTCTTTCGCGACATGCTCAAGCATTTCTTTTTTCAGTTCATAATAAAGCTCATACACTTTCATAAGTTCAGGACGATGTCCGCCATGTACGCGGGAAACCTTCGTGACATAGGGGCTCAGGTTCAAAAATTCCTCACGGAGCGGATTATGGTACTCGCTGATGACATGGTCGATGATTGTATTGGAATCAGATTCAGTCCATACTTTTACATCCGTTTCTAATTGTCCGCTCTTTTCGATAGTCTCATCCAATTTTGCCATGAGGTCTTCAAGGTTCAAGCCGCCAGCGGCAGCCGCTTCGGCGATTGGAGTCGCACCGCCGCAGCAGAAGTCAATCCGGACGCTCTTGAAAACATCGGCTGTTTTAGGGAATTCATTTACAAGATCTCTTACGAGTGTTTGAGCTGAATAAGTTTTAAGCATGTTACTATTTCCTCCTTGTTAAAGGTAATAAGCCTTTTGGTTAATTTAAGGATAAACCATCGAGCGAGGGGAGAAGGTGACCTGCATCACACTTGAGAATATTTTTCAGTGACATTTTCATTTCGCCAAAAAATGTCCACAATTCCGTATTTGCCATTAAATCTGGTTTCAGCTACCCTTATAAGGGAGATGAAGTACTTATATAGTGATTTGCAGGAGATGATGACATGCTGGAAATGAGAAAGCCGATTTCAATTGGCGAAGCTGTGCAGCGGGTTATGAATTATAAGCAAGCGGGTCAAACCGAACACATATCAATAAATGAAAGCTACGGCCGCTTCCTTGCGGAGGATCTCGTTGCAACGAGCAATGTCCCCCATTTTACGAGAGCGCCCTATGACGGTTTCGCCGTGCGTTCTGCTGACACGCAGGAAGCCGGGCTGAATAGTCCTGTTGAATTTGAGGTGATTGACCATATTGGGGCGGGCCATACAACCTCAAAGACCCTTGGCGAAAGGCAGGCAGTCCGCATCATGACCGGTGCGATGATGCCTGAGGGGGCTGATGCCGTCATGATGCTTGAATTAGTGAAAACGTCCGAGCGCGATGGCAAAAACTACATGACGATCAAGCGGAAAATCAAAAAAGGGGAAAATGTCTCCTATAAGGGCGAGGATGCCAAGCAGGGGGAGATCCTCGTGCAAAAAGGGACGCTTATCAACCCGGGCATCCAGGCGATGCTCGCGACTTTTGGCTATGCGGAAGTACCTGTTGCCAAGAAGCCGGTTGTCGGCCTATATGCAACAGGAACCGAGCTTCTTGATGTCAATGATCCGCTCGTCCCCGGAAAGATCCGCAACAGCAATTCCTACATGATTGCCGCGCAAATTGAACGCGCTGGCGGTAAAGTTGAGTATTTCGGGACGCTCCCCGATGATTTCGATACATGCTTCGATGCTGTCAAAAATGCACTCGGTAAAGTCGACATGCTCGTAACGACCGGCGGCGTTTCTGTGGGTGACTTTGACTATCTTCCGGCTATTTATGAAAAACTCGGTGCGGAGGTGCTGTTCAACAAAGTGGCCATGAGGCCGGGCAGCGTAACTACAGTCGCGCAATTTGATGGAAAGCTTCTATTCGGGCTTTCAGGAAATCCGTCCGCATGCTATGTCGGCTTTGAACTTTTTACACGGCCAATAATTCGGACGATGCTTTGTTCGGACAAGCCGCATCTCCGCAAGGAAAAAGGAGTTCTGGATACAGATTTTCCGAAGGCGAATCCGTTCGCCCGATTCGTCCGCAGCACGGCGTTCTTCCATGAAGGCAGGCTGATGGCGAAACCGAGTGGACTAGATAAATCGAACATTGTCATGAGCCTTGCCGGTGCGAATTCCCTCATGGTACTGCCCGGCGGCACAAGAGGATTTGAAGCGGGGATGGAAGTCGACGTCCTCCTGCTTGAAGACCAGGAAGGAAGCGAATGGCCTTGGTAAGGCCATTCGTTTTTCAAGTTGTTGGTTATCAGAACAGCGGGAAAACGACTTTATCGGAGTCCATGATTAAAATTTTGAAAGAGGCGGGCTGCCGTGTCGCGTCTATAAAGCATCATGGCCATGGCGGGAAACCCGATGTCCTTGAGCAAAAAGATTCAGCCCGCCATCTAGCCGCCGGTGCCGAGGCTGTATTGGTTGAAGGTGCGGGCCGGCTCCTCATCCATTCGGAAAAGGATGAGTGGACCCTTGAGGAACAGCTGACCTTATTGTCGGCATTTAAGCCGGATCTCATATTAATTGAAGGACATAAGCATGCAGCATACCCGAAAATCCTCCTCTTGCGAAACGAAGAGGACGAACGGCTTCTACACGAATTAAAAAATATACTCGCCGCGGCATACTGGCAAAGTAAACCCGATACTGATTACCCGGCATTTCCGATTCAACATAGCGAAATAGCAGAAAATCTAGCTGAACTTATCATGGGACATCTTGACTAGGTGTCTTTTTTTCTGCCCGAATTCAGTGGAGTTGTCTTTTTTACGGACAACCTGCAAATTTACAATCCAAATAGGGGAAAACCTTGAGATTAGTTACTTTTGTCACTGAATTGTCACGATTACTCCGTTACAATGAAACATGGTTGTGCAAAAAAGGGGAGTGATTTGGGTGGGATTGTTTCATTGGTTTGCCTGGCTCGTCTATCCGTATACAGTTGCGGCAATCCTGGGTATGGGGATTGTGTGGCAGTATGAATCTTTTGCAATGTTTGAGGAAATGCAGGTTAAGTCCGGTGTTATTTTAAATCGCATCGTAAAGCTTCTCTGGCTGTTAACGACTCTGACCGGTGTGGGGTTGATTGCTTTTTATCGTTCCACGGATGACCTGCCGAACATGGGGCAATGGCTTCTTGGCTTCCTGTATTTCAGCCCGGACTTAACGGTTTTGAAGCATGCCTCTGTTTTGCTGCAAATACATTTATTGCTGTTATTTACATTCCTGTTATTTTTCTCATTCACGAAATATGTATCTGTCCTATTTAAGCCACTTTATGTTCTGAAAGCGCTTAACAGAAGGAAAGCCAGACTACGATAGGACTTGTTGCCAATTCTGACACTTTTCATCTCTTAAAATGTGATGCATTTCACTTTGTGGCTTCTTGGTTTCCACTATAGTGATGGTAAGATGCTAACGGAGAGGTGTTAAGAATGAAATTATTTATGCCAAAGCAGCACGGCG is a genomic window containing:
- a CDS encoding molybdopterin molybdotransferase MoeA, translated to MLEMRKPISIGEAVQRVMNYKQAGQTEHISINESYGRFLAEDLVATSNVPHFTRAPYDGFAVRSADTQEAGLNSPVEFEVIDHIGAGHTTSKTLGERQAVRIMTGAMMPEGADAVMMLELVKTSERDGKNYMTIKRKIKKGENVSYKGEDAKQGEILVQKGTLINPGIQAMLATFGYAEVPVAKKPVVGLYATGTELLDVNDPLVPGKIRNSNSYMIAAQIERAGGKVEYFGTLPDDFDTCFDAVKNALGKVDMLVTTGGVSVGDFDYLPAIYEKLGAEVLFNKVAMRPGSVTTVAQFDGKLLFGLSGNPSACYVGFELFTRPIIRTMLCSDKPHLRKEKGVLDTDFPKANPFARFVRSTAFFHEGRLMAKPSGLDKSNIVMSLAGANSLMVLPGGTRGFEAGMEVDVLLLEDQEGSEWPW
- the mobB gene encoding molybdopterin-guanine dinucleotide biosynthesis protein B — its product is MALVRPFVFQVVGYQNSGKTTLSESMIKILKEAGCRVASIKHHGHGGKPDVLEQKDSARHLAAGAEAVLVEGAGRLLIHSEKDEWTLEEQLTLLSAFKPDLILIEGHKHAAYPKILLLRNEEDERLLHELKNILAAAYWQSKPDTDYPAFPIQHSEIAENLAELIMGHLD
- a CDS encoding respiratory nitrate reductase subunit gamma — its product is MGLFHWFAWLVYPYTVAAILGMGIVWQYESFAMFEEMQVKSGVILNRIVKLLWLLTTLTGVGLIAFYRSTDDLPNMGQWLLGFLYFSPDLTVLKHASVLLQIHLLLLFTFLLFFSFTKYVSVLFKPLYVLKALNRRKARLR
- the ric gene encoding iron-sulfur cluster repair di-iron protein, translated to MLKTYSAQTLVRDLVNEFPKTADVFKSVRIDFCCGGATPIAEAAAAGGLNLEDLMAKLDETIEKSGQLETDVKVWTESDSNTIIDHVISEYHNPLREEFLNLSPYVTKVSRVHGGHRPELMKVYELYYELKKEMLEHVAKEEETVFPLIRQLDAEMVEDREQALNYIKELEKEHDHAGAILKELREITSDFTPPADACGTYRLVYKRLEMLEEQTFMHVHLENNILFPRYF